A genomic stretch from Cloacibacterium caeni includes:
- a CDS encoding MarC family protein has translation MLESFSFKETLTCFMVLFAVIDILGSVPIIVSLRKQFGHIDAERASIVSGVLMIVFLFVGKEMLKFIGIDVNSFAIAGALVIFIIALEMILGIEIHKVENVKAASIVPIAFPLVAGAGTLTTTLSLRAEFHVVNIILGILLNTILVYIVLKSANFLEEKIGDATLMIFKKVFGIILLAISIKLFTANFAQLFSSYVHF, from the coding sequence ATGTTAGAATCGTTTTCTTTTAAAGAAACCTTGACTTGTTTTATGGTTTTGTTTGCAGTAATCGATATTTTAGGTTCTGTTCCTATTATTGTTTCTCTTAGAAAGCAATTCGGGCATATTGATGCAGAAAGAGCATCGATTGTTTCTGGAGTTTTGATGATAGTTTTTCTTTTTGTAGGAAAAGAAATGCTAAAATTCATCGGGATAGACGTGAATTCGTTTGCAATTGCTGGTGCTTTGGTAATTTTTATTATTGCTTTGGAAATGATTTTGGGAATAGAAATTCACAAAGTAGAAAACGTGAAGGCAGCTTCTATCGTTCCGATTGCGTTTCCTTTAGTAGCAGGAGCTGGAACATTGACGACTACCTTATCACTTCGTGCAGAATTTCATGTAGTAAATATTATTTTAGGAATTTTACTCAATACAATTTTAGTGTATATTGTTCTAAAATCTGCCAATTTCTTAGAAGAAAAAATAGGAGATGCTACGCTGATGATTTTCAAAAAAGTTTTTGGAATTATCCTTTTAGCGATTTCTATTAAATTATTTACGGCTAACTTTGCACAGTTGTTTTCTAGTTACGTACATTTTTAA
- a CDS encoding NAD(P)-binding protein gives MSFIKTDLTKLANLNKSKGTGSIRKSKPEYVDFFPPCNSACPAGENIQAWLSLAQEGKIEDAWRKLTEQNPMAAIHGRVCYHPCENSCNRKDLDSSVSIHAVERFLGDEALKNNWQFYPPKTLTGKKIMIVGAGPSGLSAAYHLRKLGHEVTIFEAGPVAGGMMNFGIPAYRMPRNILQAEIKRIENFGVKIVLNYKVQDILKEKENGSFDAVFVAIGAHLAKKVNIPAQEASKILDAVSFLKEADENSENKPLLGRRVAIYGGGNTAMDAARTAKRLGADEAMIIYRRDREHMPAHEFEADEALSEGVKIHWLSTIKNMETSSITVEKMQVVNGKAVPTGEYETLEADSLILALGQEADTDFLKHIEGITFKEDGTTVEVNPSMMTGYPGIFAGGDMVPSERTVTIATGHGKKAARNIDAWLRNTTYEKPANNPLVTIEKLQIWFKTDAEKKAQQHLEIEKAVETFDEIVAGYTTEEAVYEAQRCLSCGNCFECDSCYGACPEGAISKNGKGEGYTINYDLCTGCGVCAEQCPCHALDMVLEH, from the coding sequence ATGAGTTTTATTAAAACGGATTTAACCAAACTTGCAAACCTTAATAAAAGCAAGGGAACTGGTTCTATTAGGAAAAGCAAACCAGAATACGTTGATTTTTTTCCACCTTGTAATAGTGCTTGTCCAGCTGGCGAAAATATTCAGGCTTGGCTTTCTCTGGCTCAAGAAGGAAAAATAGAAGACGCTTGGAGAAAATTAACCGAGCAAAATCCTATGGCTGCGATTCATGGGAGAGTTTGTTATCATCCTTGCGAAAATTCTTGCAACAGAAAAGATTTAGATTCTTCGGTGAGCATTCACGCGGTAGAAAGATTCTTAGGAGACGAAGCACTTAAAAATAATTGGCAATTTTATCCTCCAAAAACACTTACCGGTAAGAAAATTATGATTGTAGGAGCAGGCCCTTCTGGACTTTCGGCGGCATATCATCTTAGAAAATTAGGCCACGAAGTCACTATTTTCGAAGCAGGACCTGTTGCTGGTGGAATGATGAATTTTGGGATTCCTGCGTACAGAATGCCTAGAAATATTCTTCAAGCTGAAATTAAAAGAATTGAAAATTTCGGAGTGAAAATTGTTTTGAATTACAAAGTTCAAGATATTCTCAAAGAAAAAGAAAATGGCAGTTTCGATGCGGTTTTTGTAGCTATTGGAGCGCATTTAGCCAAAAAAGTAAATATTCCAGCTCAAGAAGCGAGTAAAATTTTAGATGCCGTTTCTTTCTTGAAAGAAGCAGATGAAAATAGTGAGAATAAACCACTTTTAGGAAGAAGAGTTGCAATTTATGGTGGTGGAAATACCGCAATGGATGCAGCGAGAACTGCGAAAAGATTAGGCGCAGATGAAGCCATGATTATTTACAGAAGAGACCGTGAACATATGCCTGCTCACGAATTTGAAGCAGATGAAGCATTAAGCGAAGGCGTAAAAATCCATTGGTTGAGTACCATTAAAAATATGGAAACATCTTCTATCACCGTTGAAAAAATGCAAGTAGTTAATGGAAAAGCTGTTCCAACTGGTGAATACGAAACTTTGGAGGCAGATTCATTAATTCTAGCTCTAGGACAAGAAGCAGATACAGATTTCTTAAAACATATTGAAGGAATTACCTTCAAAGAAGATGGAACAACCGTTGAGGTAAATCCTTCAATGATGACAGGTTATCCCGGAATTTTTGCAGGAGGAGATATGGTTCCAAGTGAAAGAACGGTTACCATTGCAACAGGACACGGTAAAAAAGCCGCGAGAAATATTGATGCTTGGCTGAGAAATACCACTTACGAAAAACCAGCCAACAATCCTTTAGTTACCATCGAAAAACTACAAATTTGGTTCAAAACAGATGCTGAAAAGAAAGCTCAACAACATTTAGAAATTGAGAAAGCGGTAGAAACTTTTGACGAAATTGTAGCAGGTTATACTACTGAAGAAGCAGTTTATGAAGCACAACGTTGTCTTTCTTGCGGAAATTGTTTCGAGTGTGACAGTTGCTATGGAGCGTGTCCAGAAGGTGCGATTTCCAAAAATGGAAAAGGAGAAGGTTACACGATAAATTACGATTTGTGTACAGGTTGTGGTGTTTGCGCAGAACAATGTCCTTGTCACGCTTTAGATATGGTTTTAGAACATTAA
- a CDS encoding PspC domain-containing protein → MNKTLSIGLAGFSFVIEEHAYIKLSDYLTALRSSLEETEADEIMHDIEIRIVEILKDNMGKREVVNDDDIEKVIAQIGKPEVIEEQEEAYFSDKTANKKSRPSFSSAQQKQLFRDPENMKLAGVCAGLAAYFGMDVTWMRVIWFGVAFLGLFTAGISTSLIIFLYVVFWIILPKAETAADFLKMKGKPLNFDNLKEESSNIVKFANESTAKVGEMYNEAKPVVTSAGSGLLNVLRVLFGAIFAFLALGAIIGLFFFFNLFGNPDFLSKMNFLFDDGGMKYILSSLIVLGTLFSAVLLSLISIKLLSPKTKLRNLGYVLGGLFLIIVLLGTYFGVNMAKIDMSYKGDKEETENISINVQPTDSLIIDKKQVNIPANYTAYDDDIFSDKKMVFEEDYPNVEVVRNPNITQPYLIIKKYAEGYNKPLELNVPVEVVGNKILLPNFVSYPYQYRFRHYSVDYELVVPKDMKVAKGNEHLNVNGDLNANGIDDDDENNNNENGDIVIEKNKININGTTIEYDSENADSVIINGKKYPKKVADSILEKDIKNINSLKDLENLKDLNISIKDGDSKIEINTKK, encoded by the coding sequence ATGAACAAAACATTATCAATAGGACTTGCTGGTTTTTCTTTCGTAATAGAAGAACACGCATACATAAAACTGAGTGACTACCTCACTGCACTGAGAAGTTCTCTAGAGGAAACAGAAGCAGACGAAATTATGCATGATATCGAAATTAGAATTGTAGAAATTCTAAAAGATAACATGGGAAAAAGAGAAGTGGTAAATGATGATGATATAGAAAAAGTAATTGCTCAAATTGGTAAACCAGAAGTTATAGAAGAGCAAGAAGAAGCTTATTTTTCTGACAAAACTGCCAATAAAAAATCAAGACCTTCATTTTCTTCGGCACAGCAAAAACAACTGTTCCGTGACCCAGAAAATATGAAATTAGCAGGTGTTTGCGCTGGTCTAGCTGCTTATTTCGGGATGGATGTAACTTGGATGAGAGTAATCTGGTTTGGTGTAGCATTTTTAGGATTGTTCACCGCTGGAATCTCTACCAGTTTAATCATTTTCTTATATGTAGTTTTTTGGATTATTCTTCCAAAAGCAGAAACTGCAGCAGATTTCCTTAAAATGAAAGGTAAACCCTTGAATTTTGACAATTTAAAAGAAGAATCTAGCAATATTGTAAAATTTGCCAATGAATCTACTGCAAAAGTAGGCGAAATGTACAATGAAGCTAAACCTGTAGTAACTTCGGCTGGTAGTGGATTACTAAACGTTTTAAGAGTTCTTTTCGGTGCTATTTTTGCTTTCTTAGCACTTGGAGCAATCATCGGTTTATTCTTCTTTTTCAATTTATTTGGAAATCCTGATTTTCTAAGCAAAATGAACTTCTTGTTTGACGATGGCGGAATGAAATATATCCTTTCTTCACTCATTGTACTCGGAACTTTATTTTCTGCTGTTCTTTTAAGCTTAATCAGCATCAAATTATTATCTCCTAAAACTAAATTAAGAAACTTAGGATATGTATTGGGTGGTTTATTCTTAATAATTGTTCTTTTAGGAACTTATTTCGGAGTAAACATGGCAAAAATAGATATGTCTTATAAAGGTGACAAAGAAGAAACTGAAAATATTTCTATCAATGTTCAGCCAACTGACAGCCTTATCATTGACAAAAAACAAGTAAACATTCCAGCGAATTATACTGCTTATGATGATGATATTTTCTCTGACAAGAAAATGGTTTTCGAAGAAGATTATCCAAACGTAGAAGTTGTAAGAAATCCTAATATTACTCAGCCTTACCTCATCATCAAAAAATATGCGGAAGGTTATAACAAACCTCTAGAACTTAATGTTCCTGTAGAAGTGGTAGGCAACAAAATTTTATTACCAAATTTCGTAAGTTATCCTTACCAATACAGATTCAGACATTACAGTGTAGATTATGAATTGGTGGTTCCGAAAGACATGAAAGTTGCAAAAGGAAACGAACATCTAAATGTAAACGGTGACCTTAATGCAAACGGAATAGATGATGACGATGAAAATAACAACAATGAAAATGGAGATATCGTTATCGAAAAAAATAAAATCAATATCAACGGAACTACGATAGAATATGATTCTGAAAATGCTGACAGTGTAATTATCAACGGAAAAAAATATCCTAAAAAAGTTGCAGACAGCATTTTAGAAAAAGACATCAAAAATATTAACAGTCTAAAAGATTTAGAAAATTTAAAAGACCTTAATATTTCAATTAAAGATGGAGATTCTAAAATAGAAATTAACACCAAGAAATAA
- a CDS encoding FAD-dependent oxidoreductase, whose amino-acid sequence MKILIVGGVAGGATAATRLRRLSEENEVIIFEKGQYVSFANCGLPYYISGTIDKRDALLLQTPESLKERYNLDVRVFTEVLSIYTVDKKVSVKNLQTGEIYLESYDKLLLSPGAEPIKPPFEGIDSDKIYTLRNIPDMDKIVAKTKNAQNFVVVGGGFIGLEVAENLIEAGKSVKLVELGNQVMAPVDFDIASFVHEKAKQKGLELLLNVGVEKFNDKGETIEVFLNNGTYLETDAVILAIGVKPETKLAVEAGLEIGETRGILVNEFMQTSNPDIYAVGDAIEVAHYINNKKVLIPLAWPANRQGRIVADNIVLGNQYKYTGSLGSSILKFFELSVASTGLNEKILKRFGIPYKTAIVTRGHHAGYYPGAKNMVLKVIFDENGKIFGAQAVGEAGVDKRIDVIATAIKGNLTVYDLPEIEITYAPPFNSAKDPVNIAGYAAENILKGDLEMVNYDEFWDFVKENDAVILDVRTSKEFSGGAIEGAININVDDLRANLEKLDKNKMYAIYCQVGLRGYLANRIMRNNGFQAVNLNGGYNLWSKVQS is encoded by the coding sequence ATGAAAATACTAATAGTAGGAGGCGTTGCAGGAGGCGCTACAGCAGCAACTAGATTGAGAAGACTCTCAGAAGAAAACGAAGTTATAATTTTTGAAAAAGGACAATATGTAAGCTTTGCGAATTGCGGTTTGCCTTATTATATCAGCGGAACTATTGACAAGAGAGACGCTCTTTTATTACAAACTCCCGAATCCCTAAAAGAAAGATACAACTTAGATGTAAGAGTTTTTACAGAAGTTTTATCTATTTATACAGTCGATAAAAAAGTTTCAGTAAAAAATTTACAAACAGGCGAAATTTACTTAGAAAGCTATGATAAATTATTGCTTTCACCAGGTGCAGAACCTATAAAACCACCTTTTGAAGGAATTGATTCTGATAAAATTTATACGCTCAGAAATATTCCTGATATGGATAAAATTGTGGCAAAAACCAAAAATGCGCAGAATTTTGTAGTTGTAGGTGGTGGTTTCATTGGTTTAGAAGTTGCCGAAAATTTGATTGAAGCTGGAAAGTCTGTGAAATTGGTAGAATTGGGCAACCAAGTAATGGCGCCCGTAGATTTTGATATTGCCAGTTTCGTTCATGAAAAAGCCAAACAAAAAGGACTTGAATTGTTGTTAAACGTTGGCGTAGAAAAATTTAATGACAAAGGTGAAACTATAGAAGTGTTCTTAAACAATGGAACTTATTTAGAAACTGATGCGGTAATTCTTGCAATCGGTGTAAAACCAGAAACCAAATTAGCAGTAGAAGCTGGTTTAGAGATTGGGGAAACTCGTGGGATTTTGGTGAATGAATTTATGCAAACTTCCAATCCAGATATTTATGCAGTAGGAGATGCTATAGAAGTAGCGCATTATATCAATAATAAAAAAGTGTTGATTCCTTTAGCTTGGCCTGCAAATAGACAAGGTAGAATAGTAGCAGACAATATCGTTTTAGGCAATCAATACAAATATACAGGAAGTCTAGGTTCTTCTATTTTGAAATTTTTTGAACTTTCTGTGGCTTCAACTGGACTCAATGAAAAAATTTTAAAACGTTTCGGTATTCCTTATAAAACAGCCATTGTAACTCGCGGTCATCATGCTGGTTATTATCCTGGAGCTAAAAATATGGTTCTAAAAGTTATTTTCGATGAAAATGGTAAGATTTTCGGAGCTCAAGCTGTTGGTGAAGCTGGAGTTGATAAAAGAATTGATGTAATCGCAACGGCTATCAAAGGGAATCTAACGGTTTATGATTTGCCAGAAATTGAAATTACTTATGCTCCGCCATTTAACTCAGCGAAAGATCCTGTGAACATCGCTGGTTATGCTGCAGAAAATATTTTGAAAGGAGATTTAGAAATGGTGAATTATGATGAATTTTGGGATTTTGTAAAAGAAAATGATGCGGTAATTTTAGATGTGAGAACTTCTAAAGAATTTTCAGGAGGAGCAATTGAAGGAGCAATTAATATTAACGTAGATGATTTACGAGCAAATCTCGAAAAATTAGATAAGAATAAAATGTATGCTATCTATTGCCAAGTTGGCTTGCGTGGATATTTAGCCAATAGAATTATGAGAAATAACGGTTTCCAAGCCGTGAACTTAAACGGAGGATACAATCTTTGGTCAAAAGTTCAATCATAG
- a CDS encoding PaaI family thioesterase, translating into MTNEEKLAQLNLWNKNTLMETLEIVFTDLGDDYLIGTMPVNSRVHQPLGLLHGGANIAFAESLGSCLSNILVAKEGKAAVGTNINSNHLKSKTKGTVTGTARMIRKGQTLHFLEIEIKDENGSLLCHSTMTNMVINRKIEK; encoded by the coding sequence ATGACCAACGAAGAAAAATTAGCACAGCTCAACCTTTGGAATAAAAACACTTTAATGGAAACTTTAGAAATCGTTTTTACTGATTTAGGAGACGATTATTTGATAGGAACTATGCCTGTAAATTCTAGAGTTCATCAGCCATTAGGCTTATTGCATGGTGGTGCTAATATTGCATTTGCAGAAAGTTTAGGCTCATGTCTTTCTAATATTTTGGTAGCCAAAGAAGGAAAAGCTGCTGTAGGAACCAATATCAATTCTAATCACCTGAAAAGCAAAACCAAAGGAACCGTTACAGGAACGGCTAGAATGATTAGAAAAGGACAAACACTCCATTTTCTGGAAATAGAAATAAAAGACGAAAACGGAAGTTTACTGTGTCATTCTACGATGACGAATATGGTGATTAACCGAAAAATAGAAAAGTAA
- a CDS encoding chorismate-binding protein has protein sequence MKAIFRLPFDEKFILIHHHEAARNVASFFPFTNGKAIHLQAENLEICTSEELKSSFFEVENFPEINAEMNIPQHEEYLQKLEKAIEIIKQNNLPKLVISRPIAKEISSINLEETYQLLCKKYPNTLCYLLITDEEIWIGATPEILGKFNKKTHEFFTMSLAGTLPVDEEWSEKEIEEQKPVTHYISEILKKYVTLSEVEESETYNHISGNIKHLRTDFTAKIADNRLEELIEELHPTPAVCGIPKEFCKEKIVEIEQYNREFYAGYIKIETDEEIYYFMNLRCAKIYKNQVIAFAGGGITALSSPEKEWRETELKSQAILHHLQ, from the coding sequence ATGAAAGCTATTTTCAGATTACCTTTTGACGAAAAATTTATCCTGATACATCATCATGAAGCTGCAAGAAATGTGGCTTCTTTTTTTCCTTTTACCAATGGGAAAGCCATTCATTTACAAGCAGAAAATCTAGAAATCTGTACTTCAGAAGAACTCAAATCTTCTTTTTTTGAGGTAGAAAATTTTCCTGAAATTAATGCTGAAATGAATATTCCTCAGCATGAAGAATATCTCCAAAAATTAGAAAAAGCGATTGAAATCATCAAGCAAAATAACTTGCCAAAATTGGTTATTTCTAGACCTATTGCTAAAGAAATTTCTTCCATCAATTTAGAAGAAACCTACCAACTGCTTTGCAAAAAATATCCCAATACACTTTGTTATCTTCTCATTACTGATGAGGAAATTTGGATAGGTGCAACTCCTGAAATTTTGGGAAAATTCAATAAAAAAACACATGAGTTTTTCACCATGAGTTTAGCCGGAACCCTTCCCGTAGATGAAGAATGGAGCGAAAAAGAAATTGAAGAACAAAAACCTGTTACCCATTATATTTCTGAAATTTTAAAAAAATATGTCACTCTGAGCGAAGTCGAAGAGTCTGAAACTTATAATCATATTTCGGGAAACATTAAGCATCTCAGAACTGATTTCACTGCTAAAATCGCAGATAATAGGCTTGAAGAATTAATTGAAGAACTCCACCCTACTCCTGCAGTTTGCGGAATCCCGAAGGAATTTTGCAAAGAAAAAATTGTAGAAATCGAACAATATAACCGTGAATTTTACGCAGGTTACATTAAAATAGAAACCGATGAAGAAATTTATTATTTTATGAATCTTAGATGTGCTAAAATTTACAAAAATCAAGTAATAGCATTTGCCGGTGGCGGAATTACGGCACTTTCTTCGCCAGAAAAAGAATGGCGAGAAACCGAACTGAAATCTCAAGCTATTCTTCATCATTTACAATAA
- a CDS encoding 1-acyl-sn-glycerol-3-phosphate acyltransferase: MKKIIAKFILWVWGWKIVLEGPASNLDRCILVVAPHTANDEYILGNLAYWVLDKKLKVIIKDAHTKAWYGFIVKALGGVGIDRSQRNDLVNFVKNEFVKDDFSLVITPEGTRSLVNKWRKGFYHMAKESNVPIVVAAGDFKTKSIHLGKQISVEDIQTRSYESIMEELQEYYKKITPKYPEKWNPKIY; the protein is encoded by the coding sequence ATTAAGAAAATTATCGCAAAGTTTATCCTTTGGGTTTGGGGTTGGAAGATTGTCTTAGAAGGTCCCGCAAGTAATTTAGACCGTTGTATTCTTGTGGTAGCTCCACACACTGCCAATGATGAATACATTTTAGGAAATCTAGCTTACTGGGTTCTTGATAAGAAACTAAAAGTTATCATAAAAGATGCTCACACAAAGGCTTGGTACGGTTTTATTGTAAAAGCATTGGGCGGAGTTGGAATCGATAGAAGCCAAAGAAATGACTTGGTAAATTTTGTAAAAAATGAATTTGTAAAAGATGATTTCAGCTTAGTAATTACACCAGAAGGAACCAGAAGTCTTGTTAACAAATGGAGAAAAGGATTCTATCATATGGCAAAAGAATCAAACGTTCCTATCGTTGTTGCTGCTGGAGATTTTAAAACCAAAAGTATTCATTTAGGTAAACAAATCTCTGTTGAAGACATTCAGACCAGAAGCTACGAAAGCATCATGGAAGAATTACAAGAATATTACAAAAAAATCACTCCAAAATATCCAGAAAAGTGGAATCCAAAAATCTACTAA
- a CDS encoding BatD family protein, whose amino-acid sequence MQKILNILFFVMSAISYGQVTVLTDVNTKEPKQNEPVVLTIVQEVVGENMVQESPLQLMDLSKFDIVGSASEQNTFIDQKKGIRVNQLIYQLCLQPKVTGKVKIGSALITVNGKRYKSEPFDILVKETSRAETEYLSKDVYLNVEVQDKEVYENQPTVAVLRAYSKNYDNFRKLENIKFPQQNNARIKPISYKKQDIENINGEMASQVIAMFIIFPEEAGNVEIEPVSAMVKTPEISKIVSNKVKINVKTLPKDSPENFKNAVGKFHVSIKEIAKTEPLEVNKPIDVLVKISGLGNLDKDKLPKLIESKDYTFFKPQIISKLSTNKEGVKGSITAKYVVIPKHEGKINISTEPFSFFNPELNQYIDLGVKSIVLNVLNSAQIAAQKSTIDIVDDYTANVLNSVPLPVIEKEKHTQSYRFNFKNLFSGLAVLVMGTFLFFLWIRPKKKALVTVENKPITTIREEEEKIKNLLKPGFEANLEYLKILISNRDYSAFFATYEELQQDAEQHIQQKFGMGLKAFLENYKGSQFTEDFRNLVQQISIEKYSPIHDDSHLEELYNSITAMYSEIME is encoded by the coding sequence ATGCAAAAAATTCTCAACATATTATTTTTTGTAATGTCTGCAATTTCTTACGGACAAGTTACCGTTTTGACCGATGTCAATACCAAAGAACCGAAGCAAAATGAACCCGTTGTTCTCACCATTGTACAAGAAGTGGTAGGCGAAAACATGGTACAAGAAAGTCCTCTTCAACTTATGGATTTGTCTAAATTTGATATTGTGGGAAGCGCATCAGAGCAAAATACTTTCATTGACCAAAAAAAAGGAATTAGAGTAAATCAACTTATATATCAATTATGTCTTCAGCCAAAAGTTACGGGAAAAGTGAAAATTGGTTCTGCTTTAATTACTGTAAATGGGAAAAGATATAAATCAGAACCTTTTGACATTTTGGTGAAAGAAACGTCACGAGCAGAAACCGAATATCTTTCTAAAGATGTGTATCTGAATGTAGAAGTTCAAGATAAAGAAGTTTATGAAAATCAGCCAACTGTAGCGGTTTTGAGAGCTTATAGCAAGAATTATGATAACTTCAGAAAGTTAGAAAATATAAAATTTCCGCAACAAAATAATGCGAGAATTAAGCCTATCAGTTACAAAAAACAAGACATAGAAAATATAAATGGCGAAATGGCTTCGCAAGTGATTGCTATGTTTATTATTTTCCCAGAAGAAGCTGGTAATGTAGAAATAGAGCCAGTTTCGGCGATGGTGAAAACGCCAGAAATCAGTAAAATTGTTTCGAATAAGGTTAAAATTAATGTAAAAACTTTGCCGAAAGATTCTCCAGAGAATTTTAAAAATGCGGTAGGGAAATTTCATGTTTCCATTAAAGAAATTGCAAAAACAGAACCTCTGGAAGTAAACAAACCGATTGATGTTTTGGTGAAAATTTCAGGTTTAGGAAATTTAGACAAAGATAAATTGCCGAAATTAATAGAATCTAAAGATTATACTTTTTTCAAACCTCAGATTATTAGCAAATTATCTACCAATAAAGAAGGTGTAAAAGGTTCAATAACCGCAAAATATGTGGTGATTCCTAAACATGAAGGGAAAATCAATATTTCTACTGAACCGTTTTCGTTTTTCAATCCAGAACTGAATCAGTACATTGATTTGGGTGTGAAAAGTATTGTGTTGAATGTCCTGAATTCAGCTCAAATTGCAGCGCAGAAATCAACAATTGACATTGTAGATGATTACACTGCTAATGTTTTAAACAGTGTTCCTTTGCCTGTTATCGAAAAAGAAAAACACACACAGTCTTACCGTTTTAATTTTAAAAATTTATTCTCTGGTTTGGCAGTGCTTGTAATGGGAACTTTCCTTTTCTTCTTGTGGATTAGACCTAAGAAAAAAGCTCTAGTTACTGTAGAAAATAAACCAATAACTACGATTAGAGAAGAAGAAGAAAAAATTAAAAATCTTCTAAAACCAGGCTTTGAAGCGAATTTAGAATATCTGAAAATACTCATTTCTAATAGAGACTATTCAGCATTTTTTGCTACTTATGAAGAATTGCAACAAGATGCAGAACAGCATATTCAGCAAAAATTTGGAATGGGATTGAAAGCATTTTTAGAAAATTACAAAGGTTCTCAGTTCACCGAAGATTTCAGAAATTTAGTGCAACAAATTTCAATAGAAAAATACTCGCCTATTCATGACGACTCTCATTTAGAAGAGCTTTACAACTCTATAACTGCGATGTATTCTGAAATTATGGAATAA
- a CDS encoding PspC domain-containing protein: MKTYQQNENQYYTGCRAKLTRDGDNRRIAGVCSGLGRYFGIDISLVRVAWFLLAFFGIFSAGISTFMVVFVYFLLWLLLPKTRTIHYFEERK, translated from the coding sequence ATGAAAACTTATCAACAAAACGAAAACCAATATTACACTGGTTGTAGAGCAAAATTAACTCGCGATGGAGACAATAGAAGAATCGCTGGGGTTTGTTCAGGACTTGGAAGATATTTCGGGATAGATATCTCTTTAGTAAGAGTTGCATGGTTCTTACTGGCATTCTTCGGAATATTTTCGGCGGGAATTTCTACGTTTATGGTCGTATTCGTCTATTTTTTACTTTGGTTACTTTTACCAAAAACTAGAACGATTCACTACTTCGAAGAAAGAAAATAG
- a CDS encoding PadR family transcriptional regulator: MNTENTKAQMRKGILEFCILSLINNKEMYVSDLIDELKKGKLDVVEGTLYPLLTRLKNGEFLAYRWEESTSGPPRKYYQITEKGKTFLAELQNTWNELTESVNQITQTS, from the coding sequence ATGAACACAGAAAATACCAAAGCGCAAATGCGAAAAGGAATTCTAGAGTTCTGTATTTTGAGCCTTATCAATAATAAAGAAATGTATGTTTCTGATTTAATAGACGAACTCAAAAAAGGAAAGCTAGATGTAGTAGAAGGAACTCTTTATCCGCTACTTACAAGATTGAAAAATGGAGAATTTCTTGCTTACAGATGGGAAGAATCTACCAGTGGACCGCCAAGAAAATACTACCAAATTACTGAAAAAGGAAAAACCTTTTTAGCAGAATTACAAAATACTTGGAATGAATTAACAGAATCTGTAAACCAAATCACCCAAACATCATAA
- a CDS encoding tetratricopeptide repeat protein, which translates to MLRKFFVHISLIFLGLVTVKAQESLNTLIFRGNRSFDKQKYGEATSTFSEAVKKNEKDFGAHYNLGNSLYKIKKYDEAIAEYQKAQKNTNNKDEKAASYYNEGNAHLQNGDGEKAVNAYKNALKYDPDNEAILKNLQIAKKKQKQKDNKQNQQNQQQNQQNQQNKNQDNHQNQQGDQNQENKNNNTKNQPNGNIGDQNKGKGNQGAEKQNEKNETQNPNDQNKIPKDLQKLILQRSANQERETAKKLLNKNGYYSPESNTKDW; encoded by the coding sequence ATGTTGAGAAAGTTTTTTGTACATATTAGCTTAATTTTTCTTGGTCTCGTTACTGTTAAGGCTCAAGAAAGTTTAAACACCCTAATCTTCAGAGGAAACCGAAGCTTCGACAAACAAAAGTATGGCGAAGCTACTTCTACATTTTCGGAAGCGGTGAAAAAAAATGAAAAAGATTTTGGTGCGCATTATAATTTGGGCAATTCTTTGTATAAAATAAAAAAGTACGATGAAGCGATTGCCGAATATCAAAAAGCACAAAAAAACACCAATAATAAAGATGAAAAAGCAGCTTCTTATTACAACGAAGGAAATGCTCATCTTCAAAATGGTGATGGCGAAAAAGCAGTCAATGCTTATAAAAATGCACTGAAGTATGATCCAGATAATGAAGCGATTTTAAAAAATTTACAAATTGCCAAGAAGAAGCAAAAGCAAAAAGACAATAAACAAAATCAACAAAACCAACAGCAAAATCAACAAAATCAACAAAATAAAAACCAAGATAATCATCAAAATCAGCAAGGAGACCAAAATCAAGAAAATAAAAATAATAATACCAAAAACCAACCGAACGGTAATATAGGCGACCAAAATAAAGGAAAAGGAAATCAAGGAGCGGAAAAACAAAACGAGAAAAACGAAACGCAAAATCCTAATGACCAGAATAAAATTCCGAAAGATTTGCAAAAATTAATTCTTCAAAGAAGTGCAAATCAAGAAAGAGAAACCGCCAAAAAATTACTCAATAAAAATGGTTACTATTCACCAGAAAGCAATACAAAAGATTGGTAA